From Triticum urartu cultivar G1812 chromosome 2, Tu2.1, whole genome shotgun sequence, a single genomic window includes:
- the LOC125539083 gene encoding uncharacterized protein LOC125539083, translating to MHASARFFYSSASSRKAIADVSDAVARSSYRPLCGKKHLGSPSAQDPPKVQKRLTKEERRDRVEEFVENYRASHEGKFPSATYVRKQVGGSYYVLWALLQELEYNSKLRSDVSDASFNSTRDARTSFEGIKEETDLPEVHKRMTREERMARVEEFVENFRASHEGKFPHATYVRQQVGGSYYTVLALLQELEYNSRLKNDVRNASFSSENFKEKYGLHNIDLSPRVAATNFQGVNEEMAKTSEPLDLNTKPQLPECHGKAGAAKPKLSPTTCLEDKSEPMASGQTENNNVVKAQNLKSPKHAHEASKGANLWGSLKSFAGGLRIFWNNLSPGGPFLPSFRRRSCQLYKSP from the exons ATGCACGCGTCCGCGCGCTTCTTCTATTCCTCCGCCTCATCCAGGAAGG CCATTGCTGACGTTTCTGACGCCGTTGCACGGTCGTCCTATCGGCCTCTCTGTGGGAAGAAGCATCTGGGTTCTCCCTCTGCTCAGGATCCACCCAAGGTCCAGAAGAGATTAACAAAAGAAGAAAGAAGGGACAGGGTAGAGGAATTTGTTGAGAA TTACAGGGCATCACATGAAGGAAAATTTCCGTCTGCTACATATGTTCGTAAGCAGGTTGGAGGGTCCTATTACGTATTGTGGGCATTACTCCAGGAACTGGAGTACAATTCGAAGCTGAGGAGTGATGTCAGTGATGCCTCTTTCAACTCAACCAGAGATGCCAGGACCAGCTTCGAGGGCATAAAGGAAGAGACG GATCTACCCGAAGTCCACAAGAGAATGACAAGAGAAGAAAGAATGGCCAGGGTAGAGGAATTTGTTGAAAA TTTCAGGGCTTCACACGAAGGAAAATTTCCACATGCGACATATGTTCGTCAGCAGGTTGGAGGGTCCTACTATACAGTGCTGGCATTACTCCAGGAATTGGAGTATAATTCAAGACTCAAGAATGATGTAAGAAATGCCTCTTTCAGCTCAGAAAACTTCAAGGAAAAATACGGGCTCCACAATATCGATCTCTCTCCAAGAGTTGCTGCTACCAACTTTCAGGGTGTAAATGAAGAAATG GCTAAAACTTCGGAACCTCTGGATCTGAATACTAAGCCACAACTTCCAGAATGCCATGGTAAAGCTGGAGCTGCCAAGCCAAAGTTATCCCCAACAACTTGTTTGGAGGATAAAAGTGAGCCAATGGCATCAGGTCAAACTGAAAACAACAATGTGGTTAAGGCACAAAACCTCAAGAG CCCTAAGCATGCGCATGAAGCATCGAAGGGGGCAAATCTGTGGGGCAGCCTGAAATCCTTTGCTGGTGGACTCAGGATCTTTTGGAACAATCT ATCTCCAGGAGGTCCATTCCTTCCATCTTTCAGACGACGCTCCTGTCAGCTATACAAGTCACCATAG
- the LOC125539084 gene encoding uncharacterized protein LOC125539084: MATTTTLSHPLSVPIAGGRVRRCPFTLLAPARTAPRRPTPLLVARAKRTNNSSAAPKREADEEVEVEEELPWIQDKALDLVEFTGTVTQAIPGPRVGSSPVPWLLAVPLAYVGVSFALAAVRTFRRFTSPRTQKKKRVTKNIFLLKSLDELFQKGREAVDFPALQELMQKTGFDMDDVVRKYIRYTLNEKQFNPDVVVDLIHLRKASMLEDNEVAEILNEISRRIVREKGPIVMDLSGFTEQGFKRKLAVQTLFGKIMYLSELPEFCSRDGSLVVKEIFGVTDEDADSLRSRTLSEAGDIESLERMVEDSDEHGTPSSS, translated from the exons atggcgaccaccaccACCCTTTCCCACCCGCTCTCCGTGCCCATCGCCGGGGGCCGCGTCCGGCGCTGCCCCTTCACCCTGCTCGCCCCGGCCCGCACGGCCCCCCGGCGGCCGACGCCCCTCCTCGTCGCCCGCGCCAAGCGCACCAACAACTCCAGCGCTGCCCCGAAGCGAGAGGCGGACGAGGAGGTTgaggtggaggaggagctgcCGTGGATCCAGGACAAGGCGCTGGACCTCGTGGAGTTCACCGGCACCGTCACGCAGGCCATCCCCGGCCCCCGCGTCGGCTCCAGCCCCGTGCCGTGGCTCCTCGCCGTGCCGCTCGCCTACGTCGGCGTCTCCTTCGCCCTCGCCGCCGTCCGCACCTTCCGCAGGTTCACCTCCCCGCGCACTCAGAAGAAGAAGAGG GTGACCAAGAATATATTCTTGTTGAAGTCACTAGACGAGTTGTTTCAGAAGGGCAGGGAAGCAGTGGATTTTCCAGCTCTTCAAGAACTAATGCAAAAG ACAGGATTTGACATGGATGATGTAGTAAGAAAGTACATCCGATACACACTGAATGAAAAACAATTCAATCCTGATGTGGTTGTGGATCTCATACATCTTAGGAAAGCATCGATGTTAGAAGATAATGAAGTTGCTGAAATTCTGAATGAGATATCTAGACGAATTGTTCGGGAAAAAG GTCCAATAGTTATGGACTTATCTGGGTTTACAGAGCAAGGTTTTAAGCGGAAGCTTGCTGTGCAGACATTGTTCGGAAAAATCATGTACTTATCAGAG CTCCCAGAGTTCTGTTCCCGGGACGGCTCGCTTGTTGTCAAAGAAATCTTTGGAGTTACAGA CGAGGATGCAGACAGCCTTCGCAGTCGTACCCTTTCTGAAGCTGGTGATATCGAGTCGTTAGAAAGGATGGTCGAAGATTCTGATGAACATGGTACCCCATCATCATCTTGA